From the genome of Globicephala melas chromosome 16, mGloMel1.2, whole genome shotgun sequence, one region includes:
- the DDX21 gene encoding nucleolar RNA helicase 2: MPGKLLSEADLESDTAMAKVEMPRKRNEKKGKKEKPKSNKTEEAAEEKDETISPKAKKVKKKAGPFEADMSSPKSKKAKKKEEPSQDDIISPKTKSAKKSKEPREKTVVSPKTKKLIKNEEPSENDLGVPKSKKMKKEKEMNGEIGEKSPNLKNGFPHSGPDSDSKEAASEESNSELEQEITVEQKEGAFSNFPISEETIKLLKARGVTFLFPIQAKTFHHVYSGKDLIAQARTGTGKTFSFAIPLVEKLQGELQDRKRGRAPQVLVLTPTRELAGQVSRDFSDITKKLAVACFYGGTPYGGQIERMRNGIDILVGTPGRIKDHLQNGKLELTKLKHVVLDEVDQMLDMGFADQVEEILCVAYKKDSEDNPQTLLFSATCPHWVYNVAKKYMKSTYEQVDLIGKKTQKTAITVEHLAIKCHWTQRAAVIGDVIRVYSGYQGRTIIFCETKKEAQELSQNVSIRQDAQSLHGDIPQKQREITLKGFRNGDFGVLVATNVAARGLDIPEVDLVVQSSPPKDVESYIHRSGRTGRAGRTGICICFYQHKEEYQLAQVEQKAGIKFKRIGVPSATEIIKASSKDAIRLLDSVPPTAIVHFKQSAEKLIEEKGAVEALAAALAHISGATSVNQRSLINSDVGFVTMILQCSIEMPNISYAWKELKEQLGEDIDSKVKGMVFLKGKQGVCFDIPTASVTEVQEKWHDSRRWQLSVATEQPELEGPREGYRSFRGQREGNRSFRGQREGNRGLRGQRERNRSFRGQQSGGGNKSNRFQNKGQKRNFSKAFGQ; this comes from the exons ATGCCGGGGAAACTTCTTAGTGAAGCGGATTTGGAGTCGGACACGGCCATGGCGAAAGTGGAGATGCCGCGAAAGCGAAATGAGAAG aaagGTAAAAAAGAGAAGCCAAAATCTAATAAGACTGAAGAGGCAGCAGAAGAAAAGGACGAAACGATTTCTCCCAAAGctaaaaaggttaaaaagaaagcAGGGCCTTTTGAGGCTGACATGAGTTCTCCTAAAtccaaaaaggcaaaaaagaaagaggagccaTCTCAAGATGACATTATTTCTCCTAAGACCAAAAGTGCGAAAAAATCAAAGGAGCCCCGTGAAAAGACAGTTGTTTCTCctaaaaccaaaaaactaataaaaaatgagGAGCCTTCTGAGAATGACTTGGGTGTGCCTAAGTCcaagaagatgaagaaagaaaaagaaatgaatggagaAATTGGAGAGAAAAGCCCCAACCTGAAGAATGGATTCCCTCATTCTGGACCTGACTCCGACTCCAAGGAAGCTGCCAGTGAAGAAAGTAACAGTGAGTTAGAGCAG GAAATAACTGTGGAGCAAAAAGAAGGAGCTTTCTCTAATTTTCCCATATCTGAAGAAACTATTAAACTTCTCAAAG CCCGTGGGGTGACCTTCCTGTTTCCTATACAAGCAAAGACGTTTCACCACGTCTATAGTGGGAAGGACTTGATTGCACAGGCACGGACAGGAACTGGGAAGACATTCTCCTTTGCTATCCCTTTGGTTGAGAAACTTCAGGGAGAACTGCAAGACCGGAAGAGAGGCCGTGCCCCTCAG gtaCTGGTTCTTACACCCACAAGGGAGTTGGCAGGTCAAGTAAGCAGAGATTTCAGTGACATCACAAAAAAACTGGCAGTGGCTTGTTTTTATGGTGGAACTCCCTACGGAGGACAAA TTGAACGCATGCGGAATGGGATTGATATCCTGGTTGGGACACCAGGTCGTATCAAAGACCACCTGCAGAATGGCAAGCTAGAGCTCACCAAACTTAAGCATGTTGTCCTGGATGAAGTTGACCAGATGTTGGACATGGGCTTTGCTGATCAAGTGGAAGAGATTTTATGTGTGGCATACAAGAAAG ATTCAGAAGACAATCCCCAAACATTGCTTTTTTCTGCAACTTGCCCTCATTGGGTTTATAATGTTGCTAAGAAATACATGAAATCTACATATGAACAAGTGGACCTGATTGGTAAAAAGACCCAGAAAACGGCAATAACTGTAGAG CATCTGGCTATCAAGTGCCACTGGACTCAAAGGGCAGCAGTTATTGGGGACGTGATCCGAGTGTACAGTGGTTATCAAGGGCGCACTATCATCTTCTGTGAAACCAAGAAAGAAGCCCAGGAGTTGTCACAGAATGTGTCCATAAGGCAG GATGCCCAGTCATTACACGGAGACATTCCACAGAAGCAAAGGGAAATCACCCTGAAGGGTTTTAGAAATGGTGATTTTGGAGTTTTGGTTGCAACCAATGTCGCTGCACGTGGGTTAGACATCCCCGAGGTTGATCTGGTTGTACAGAGTTCTCCACCAAAG GATGTGGAGTCCTACATTCATCGTTCTGGACGAACAGGTAGAGCTGGAAGGACTGGGATTTGCATCTGCTTTTATCAGCACAAGGAAGAATATCAGTTAGCCCAAGTGGAGCAAAAAGCG GGAattaaatttaagagaatagGTGTTCCTTCTGCAACAGAGATAATAAAAGCTTCTAGCAAAGATGCCATCAG GCTTTTGGATTCTGTGCCTCCCACTGCGATTGTTCACTTCAAGCAGTCAGCCGAGAAGCTGATCGAGGAGAAGGGAGCCGTGGAAGCCCTGGCAGCAGCCCTGGCCCATATTTCAGGTGCCACGTCAGTCAACCAGCGCTCCTTGATCAACTCAGATGTG GGTTTTGTGACCATGATCTTGCAGTGCTCAATAGAAATGCCAAATATTAGTTATGCTTGGAAAGAACTTAAAGAGCAGCTGGGTGAGGATATTGATTCCAAAGTGAAGGGAATGGTCTTTCTCAAAGGAAAGCAG GGTGTTTGCTTTGATATCCCTACTGCATCAGTAACAGAAGTACAG GAAAAATGGCATGATTCACGGCGCTGGCAGCTTTCTGTGGCCACAGAGCAACCAGAGCTAGAAGGACCACGGGAAGGATATCGAAGCTTCAGGGGACAGcgggaaggaaacagaagcttcagGGGACAGCGGGAAGGCAATCGAGGTCTCAGGGGACAGCGGGAAAGAAATAGAAGCTTCAGAGGACAGCAATCAGGAGGTGGCAACAAAAGTAACAGATTCCAAAACAAAGGCCAGAAGCGGAATTTTAGTAAAGCATTCGGACAGTAA